A segment of the Ammospiza caudacuta isolate bAmmCau1 chromosome 2, bAmmCau1.pri, whole genome shotgun sequence genome:
AAACCATTCACCAGGGAAAAGCCAGCTGCTCCAAAATAGGAAGAAGTCAGATTGGTGATTTGAAGGGAGGCAAGATTTtcagaaagtaattttaatgAATTGAGTGCATTCAAGGAAAATTTGTCAAactaaagaatttttttagtTGATTAATACATGATTCATTGTTTTTCTCACTTGACATTTCTCCTCTAGGTTTTCAAGCCAAGTGTTCATGATATGATCCAGCTGGCTTACAGGGATCAACAATCCACTTATGAAAAATGGTTAAAAACGAATCCCACCTGGACGATTTGACACTGGCAATGCTCCAGAATAAAACAGTGTCCATCACCCTCCCAGTTGTGTATACAGTAGTGGCTGTGGTCAGCATCCCTGGCAATTTGTTCTCCCTTTGGGTGCTCTGCTGGCACATCAAACCCAAAACACCTTCTGTTATTTTCATGATCAACTTAAGCATCACAGACCTTATGCTGGCCTTATGTTTCCCCTTCCAGATTTCTTATCACGTCCGAAGCAATCACTGGACATTTGGCAAGACTCTTTGCAGCCTTGTGACAGTGATGTTCTATTCCAACATGTATTCTTCCATACTGACCATGACCTTTATCAGCATGGAGCGGTACATGGGTGTGGTACACCCCTTGAAGTCGGTCaagtggagaagaaaaagatatGCCTTGGGTGCCTGCCTAGCTATGTGGTTTGCCTTGCTACTAGCCTTCTACCCACTAGAAACTACAGACCTGACCTATGAAGTGAAAGAATTAGGGATTATAACCTGTTTTGATGTCCTTAAATGGAATATGCTGCCCAATTTTGCAGCTTGGGTAGCCTTTCTCCTCACTTTATTTGTTGTGCTGTTCCTGATCCCTTTTGTTGTAACAGTTGGATGCTACATTGGTATCATTAGGAAGCTAATTCAGACATCAAGCAGATATGGCAATAGGCAAAAGACTAGATCCATATACCTGGCAATAATTGTCCTTCTGTCCTTCATCACTTGCTTTGCCCCCAATAACTTCATCCTACTTGCACATATGATCAGCCGCCTATTTTACAACCGCAGTTTGTACCCTGCCTACAAGCTCACCTTGTGCCTCAGTTGCTTCAACAACTGCATAGATCCCTTCATTTATTACTTTGCATCGAGAGAATTTTACCAGAAATTCATGCAATTGTTTCGCCCTATGGTACCGCTCAGCGACAGCTCGGAAAACAGAAGGGAAAGTTTTTTCTCTGGCAGGACCATGTCAGCCAGATCTATGTCAAGTGGACCCATGGATGGGTTAGAGGGAGTAAGGATCAATTTGCAAAGGCAGGAAAGTGTTTTTTAGCGTTAGATATTCCCAGAAGAAAGACACCTGTGAAACTCAGGAGtagacacagaaaacatttccttttgaaAGGCCATGCTGAAAATACCTTGCTTCAGTGACAGAACTCAAGCTGTACTTAAATTGCATTTCAGGATTTTCTGGGCATGGAAGTGCTAAAGGAACTGAATTTCTTCAAGAAGGCACTGAAGCAAATCAAGCAGGGTTAGCCTGGAAATAGCCTTGCTGCATAAGACCAAGGGATAGGTTTAGAACAGTTACTCTCAGGTTGTACTATAGTTAACCAAAGACTTGCAATTCTCAGTGAATGTGAAATATTACTGTACATGAATTAGAGCATACACCAAAGCTGGTTTGGGAGTAACGGAGTTGTTTTTCTAAAGAATGTGCTaagctttgtttttgttttttgattatatttccttctctgttgttgtatttttataaaagaaagaataaaagtaGCATGGTATTTTACCATTAATGCATAATGCAGAGCCACTGTGAAATCACCCAACTGCTTTTCAGTCAAACCACACTGACACTTGAAAAGGCTAGGTTGACtcatattattatttatttcaatcTTATACAGCAAAATATCTCATACAATGAAAGGAAAGCTAACAATGTTTGCAAATACAGCTGCACTTCTTGAAGTTATTAATTTCTCAGGACTATGGGGAGCACTTTATTGAAAGTAATGGACCTTCCCACATTAACCTATTACAGTACCAATGCTGCTTGTATGGGGTTAGTATCAACTGGTCATTTTCACCAATGTGAAAAGGCTACACATAGAAGAACCATCCCCCTCAGCAGAATTTAGCTTTACATAGTGCCTGGGGAGTGATGTTTTCTTCCTTACAGAGATAGTGTAGATTATAAACCAGATTTTCAGCTGGATAAATGAAAATTCAACCACAGACTGGAGAGTCATTCTCTGCCAGCAGAAGCCAGATGAAAACTTTTCCTGATGGCAAGATGTCAGAAACAGACTTCTTTCAGGCAGGCAAGAACaaagaagaaagatgaaaataagGCTTGAGAATGGGAGTTGTATAAAACATCCTGAAAATAAGTTGTGGCAGGTAGGTTGAGCAGTCCTGTGTTTGGAGCCCTCCTCTGAAATGTCTTTCTACAGTTTGCATACTGTGTGCCATGTTTAATCCTTCTCACTTCGCAACAACTGCCTGCATGCCTGGAAAGACAGCTGCTGCAGAACCTGCACTGGggacagaaaaaagagaagatattCCTGTAGTATTTACAGCTTTTTACCTACATTTGACTCTCATTGACAGAGGATAGACACAAACCACCTGAGAAGACCAGACAAGACCCCCTCACAAGCAAGACAAAAATACACAATATCCTTTTGCTGCGTTTCGACTCCATCCAACACTGAGCAGGAAGCCGTCTGCAATGTTGTAGATAGCTGGTTGAGACATCTCATGCTGCACTGATTCCTGAGCTCCTGTGCCTAGGCAACCCCCAAGGCCCTTAAAATGTCCCATTTTTCTTTGGGCATCTCATGGTTCAAAACCAATTTTACACCACTAATTACCATGAATTTCTTCACAGTGGAGGGTGGAAAACCACAACATGCACAGTGAGATATTTGAATGTCCTCTCTTCTGCTAAAGTATTGTCAGTTTTTGGAATAGAATAAATGTGAGTTGACCTAGCACTACTGTTTACAAGCCAATGTGAACATTCAATGCTTTGTGGCATTTCACAGTGCTAGTTTTAATTGATCGGCACATTTTCTGAGTACAAAGCAAATCTTAGTGATACGTAACTTACCCAAACCCTCCCATCAATTTGCCTGGAAGCTACCCTTCACTATTCACTTTCACATGATTCCAGCTTTCTCACTATCACAAttgtttaattgttttttgcattttgttgtggcagaatttttttttaagtttataCTGaaatctctctcctttttcttttttttttttaaacatggaaatatttttacattgaAAGCCTTTACTTCTCCTACATTTAATGCAGACTTTGACTCTGTTTTATCTTGAACATGGTCCTCAAGTGCATAGTCGCTCCTAAAATATGCTGCAAAGTGCCTGAACTATAACTGACACAAAATAGAGCCAAGAGGGCAGAAACCTTGCACTTTGGATATCAACTgctatattttgaaaaattgtgAATTGCTCCTTTTTCAAGTGAAAAAAGATGCTCACAATGGACAGAAAATATTATCTCCAAACTCATGCAGCTCTTCCTAACCCTTCATCTCTCTTCTGAATATGTTTAAAAGGAACAGGAAGGATACCTCATTTGAGTACACTTCATGCCATTTCACTAACTAGCTTCTAGTTAACTCCTGTTGGGTCAGTGAGATTGTTCCTtgagaaaggaatgaaaaatgcACCCATTAACACCAGTCCTTCGAGTCCGATGGAATATACTGTGAAGTCTTGGAGAGTTTTTATTTGAGAGGAAgagaataaattattattaaaagagGCCCATCATACTGTTCTTTCATCCTGGAAATACATCTTTCTGGAGCACCATAAGAATAATGACTTCTACCCTCCTTGATCAGTAAGTGTAAGTTGACATccaaatacatataaatatatacatatacagtGCAATTTGTGAAGTTATTGAGAAGATCATGTCCATATTCTGTACAATTTGGGGAATATGGGTCCTGGGCAACTTGCTTACTTGTAAGCATTATTATGTAGTTAATGTAATTTTACTGAAAAGAATGTAAagtcttctgtttgttttcagggTTGGTAGGAGAGTTTGtgtttggtgttgttttttATGACAGTATATAAATTTAGTCTATGAATGTTCTTGAACTTTTTTGTaatataatgataataataaagggaaaaaaaagcacatgtTTTAAGATTCATTCCTGTGTTTTTACCTGCCATGTGGGAAAAACTTCCGAGCATAGCAGAGGGCAAGGAAACCAAgttatgaaataaaattcatCTATTTCTCATTGTTAttgtggatttttaatttttttttttcagatttctttacAGGATAGATATATATATTAGAAGTTGGCATTATCATAGACACTTCACACAAATTTGAAAAGTATCAATACTTTAATGAGATGTTGGCTAACTCGAGTCCTTCTCCTGATGCAAGAAGTGCAccaatacatatatttttttttaatttctattcaTTTCTGAAGGAGCCTAGCAGTCAGAGGCTCTTCCACCCCCAGTCCGGAGCAGGGCATTGGAGGAAACTGGGAACAGACAGAGTCAGTTGTgatggaatcatagaatcataaaatatatcaagttggaaaggacccacaaggatcattgagtcaaGCTCGTGGGcctgcacaggaccatccccaagagtcacaccatgtgcccaggagtattgtccaaacacttcttgaactctgtcaggctggtgctgtgaccatatccctggagagcctgttccagtgcccaaacaacCTCAGAGTAAAGAATATTTTCCTGATATTCAACCTAAACCTCACCTGACACAACTTCACGCCAACCCCTTGGGTCCTGTTCCTGGTCatcagagagaagagatcagtgcctgcccctctgtttcccctcacaaggaagttgtaactgcaCTGAGGTCTcctctcagtctcctccaggctgagcagaccaaggggcctcagctgctcctcataaagCTTCCCCTCTACACACTTCACTATCTTTGCATGCTCCTTTGGATGTTCTCTACCAACTGCATGTCTTTCTTACATTGTGGCACCCAGGATGCAAGGTAaggccacagcagcacagagaaaagcaggacaATCACCTTGCTCAAGTGGTGGTGATGTTGTGCTTTCATGAATGTTCCCTAGACTGACTACGTTccattttgggttcattgtCTGTTTGGCTACATATATGCTGATACATGAGAGGGCCAGAGATTATCCTGAAGTCAACTCATcactttttgtcattttttccaGTTCAAAGAGTTTATAATAACATGAGGTGCTATCTACATTGATACCCACCACAGTGTTATTTCTCTAAGGTGATGGTTAGGATATGTGCTTACCCAAAGATGGGAGGGATAGCACAAATGTTTGTGTGTGGAATTCAGTATTGGTAAGTGTGAATTAATGCACACAGGGAAACCCAGTCACAGCTTTGTGTATAAAATTATGTTGCTTATCAGTGACTACAGTGAATCACAATCTGTAAGTCCATTCATCAGCTCAGCATCATAAAAATCCACAGTTCACCCATTCATAGTTTACTCTCTGCACTTCTGGCCTCTGGCACAGAGAGGATCAACAAAGATTAGAAAAGACCAAGGTAAGAGCACATGGTATCCtctaagaaattaatttaaaatcttaGAAGTTAAATAGTTTAGGACTGCTCATCTCAGAAAAGAGACAATATAAGGTAGGTAGGAAAGAGGCGTACAAAATCTTCAATGAAGTTGCAAAAGCTGATTTAGATGATTTACACTGCCTTTGCCTACTAATTGGTGAACAACATATTAAGCTGATGAGATCTgaggttaaaaaaatcaagttcCTATCTCTTCTCACAACACATAGGATAACTGGAAAACACTTTGCTAAGAATGTTGTGGATGCACATAGTACTGGTCCAGAGAAACTGGAaaagaacatggaaaagaaatccATTGTAGGTTATTAAACAGGCAAACCACCATAGGCCCAAGAAGACCTTGAGGATTAAAATTGTCAAAGGCTGGAGAAGTAATAAGAGGAAGTCATAGTGTGTGATTGCCCTGTTGTCCTTTCTTTTGAAATGCCAGTGGCCCCCTGGAGGCAGGACTCCATAAGCAAGACAGCCCCTTGGCTCCCCTCTGGTCCCCCTCACACTCCCAGTTAAGCCCTGCCAGAACCACCTTGGAGCCTGGCCTCTtccaccctgcctgctggagggCTGCCAGGGGGATTCAGCAGGAAATTCAGCCAGCTACCTTTGTGGAAGAGGCTATTCCATAGTCAGGGGAGCCTGGAGCACAAACCTGAACAGCTGTCATTTAGTCCTTTTgacagatcacagaatcacaggatgactgaggctggaagagacctctagAAGTCACCGTGTCCAACCCCCCTAACCAAGCCATCTCTCACAATCAGGCAAAGATGAACTTGTGTCTTGCTCTTCAACAGATCTCTCCAGGTGCTTGTAACAGTTCATCCATTTTGCTTCAAAACACATAATTATTAATTCCATTTCTGACATATTGTCTCACCTCTGGTCTCACTTTTTCCATCACCTATCTCTCTCaaaggctgctgctgttggagCTGACTAGCAGCAGACCTGTGCATGCACCTTCTTGTGCATTTGAGGCATGCAAATTCactgttgaatttttttttaacttctcagACAGCAGCCTAGTCTACTCTTTAAAACTCACAGCTGTATTAGGGAAGAACACAATTCTCTGGCATGAATTGTCACAAATGCATTGGCAAATATACTCTAGTGTaccttttctgaaaaaaaaaataggaaacaggaaacaaaatctTTTTCAATAACCTGATAAGTTAAAAAAGCTAATTTAAGATGCTATGACCTGGAAAAGTCCATTAAAATAATCAGTTTTATTGGTAAAATTTTTAGATGTATCTAAAGTCATAGTTTTTTTAAGTGCCCCAAATGAAAATTCTAA
Coding sequences within it:
- the P2RY8 gene encoding P2Y purinoceptor 8 isoform X1 codes for the protein MVKNESHLDDLTLAMLQNKTVSITLPVVYTVVAVVSIPGNLFSLWVLCWHIKPKTPSVIFMINLSITDLMLALCFPFQISYHVRSNHWTFGKTLCSLVTVMFYSNMYSSILTMTFISMERYMGVVHPLKSVKWRRKRYALGACLAMWFALLLAFYPLETTDLTYEVKELGIITCFDVLKWNMLPNFAAWVAFLLTLFVVLFLIPFVVTVGCYIGIIRKLIQTSSRYGNRQKTRSIYLAIIVLLSFITCFAPNNFILLAHMISRLFYNRSLYPAYKLTLCLSCFNNCIDPFIYYFASREFYQKFMQLFRPMVPLSDSSENRRESFFSGRTMSARSMSSGPMDGLEGVRINLQRQESVF
- the P2RY8 gene encoding P2Y purinoceptor 8 isoform X2, giving the protein MVKNESHLDDLTLAMLQNKTVSITLPVVYTVVAVISYHVRSNHWTFGKTLCSLVTVMFYSNMYSSILTMTFISMERYMGVVHPLKSVKWRRKRYALGACLAMWFALLLAFYPLETTDLTYEVKELGIITCFDVLKWNMLPNFAAWVAFLLTLFVVLFLIPFVVTVGCYIGIIRKLIQTSSRYGNRQKTRSIYLAIIVLLSFITCFAPNNFILLAHMISRLFYNRSLYPAYKLTLCLSCFNNCIDPFIYYFASREFYQKFMQLFRPMVPLSDSSENRRESFFSGRTMSARSMSSGPMDGLEGVRINLQRQESVF